One window of Planktothrix serta PCC 8927 genomic DNA carries:
- the psbA gene encoding photosystem II q(b) protein has product MTTTIQQRESASVWERFCNWVTSTNNRIYIGWFGVLMIPTLLTATICYIIAFVAAPPVDIDGIREPVAGSLLYGNNIISGAVVPSSNAIGLHFYPIWEAASLDEWLYNGGPYQLVVFHFLIGILCYMGREWELSYRLGMRPWICVAYSAPVAAAAAVFLIYPIGQGSFSDGMPLGISGTFNFMLVFQAEHNILMHPFHMLGVAGVFGGSLFSAMHGSLVTSSLVRETTETESQNYGYKFGQEEETYNIVAAHGYFGRLIFQYASFNNSRSLHFLLGAWPVVGIWFTALGVSTMAFNLNGFNFNQSIIDSTGRVINTWADVLNRANLGMEVMHERNAHNFPLDLASGESAPVALIAPQING; this is encoded by the coding sequence ATGACAACCACGATTCAACAGCGCGAGAGCGCCTCGGTCTGGGAACGGTTCTGTAACTGGGTGACATCCACCAACAACCGGATTTATATCGGTTGGTTCGGTGTACTGATGATCCCCACACTGTTAACCGCCACCATCTGCTACATCATCGCCTTTGTCGCCGCTCCTCCAGTGGACATCGATGGTATTCGTGAACCCGTTGCGGGCTCACTGTTATACGGAAACAACATCATCTCTGGTGCAGTTGTTCCTTCCTCTAACGCCATCGGCTTACACTTCTACCCGATTTGGGAAGCAGCTTCTCTGGATGAGTGGCTGTACAACGGAGGCCCTTACCAGTTAGTGGTATTCCACTTCCTGATCGGCATCTTGTGCTACATGGGTCGGGAATGGGAATTATCCTACCGTTTAGGGATGCGTCCTTGGATCTGCGTTGCCTACTCTGCACCTGTTGCAGCAGCCGCCGCCGTATTCTTGATTTATCCCATCGGTCAAGGTTCATTCTCTGACGGAATGCCTTTAGGTATCTCTGGAACCTTCAACTTCATGTTAGTGTTCCAAGCTGAACACAACATCCTGATGCACCCCTTCCATATGTTAGGCGTTGCCGGGGTGTTCGGAGGAAGCTTATTCTCCGCGATGCACGGTTCTTTAGTCACCTCTTCTCTGGTGCGTGAAACCACCGAAACCGAATCTCAAAACTACGGTTACAAATTCGGTCAAGAAGAAGAAACCTACAACATTGTTGCAGCCCACGGTTACTTTGGTCGTTTAATCTTCCAATACGCCAGCTTCAACAACAGTCGCAGCTTACACTTCTTATTAGGTGCATGGCCCGTTGTCGGGATTTGGTTCACTGCTTTAGGTGTGTCCACAATGGCGTTCAACCTGAACGGTTTCAACTTCAACCAGTCAATCATCGACTCTACCGGTCGCGTGATCAATACTTGGGCTGATGTGTTAAACCGCGCTAACCTGGGTATGGAAGTAATGCACGAGCGCAACGCTCACAACTTCCCCTTAGACTTAGCTTCTGGTGAATCTGCTCCTGTGGCTTTGATTGCTCCTCAAATCAATGGTTAA
- a CDS encoding ATP-dependent DNA helicase — protein sequence MIEVEVHNLLRNFLKSQGETPWPHHLTMARLVARALRLGRNALIQTGIPPSHSDHPYRFSYWIPLLVWHQPAIVVAPDGILDELQGLNFSEWINPETLNHPDLIADKPIARGDRWPDDNFQGVLLTTPPAWLSARLRGKKAFPQQVLTLIDGADDLEGWTRQTLTVSLHPQDWNHLMQYQPEQAETIRDARVQLTRVLFQHPPNPYQCYVLDSPEQEIIEQLYSVLKLNSDLMLAQWQRFWQRWQLTDQLKWAVVDRILGTFSLFCGPVDVASELSPIWPQQPVVLIGGALDLDKTAPIFRQSLGLGEMTGVKFTPDRQSQLIQLYIPSGLPLPNTPQFQVSLIKEIYTILCMSLSVQRLSVLLIGDVPLKAQVSTAMAAEFGSRVQVETTNLPENGVLVTGWEFWRQHQGDLPSPYLLAIATLPIPSLEDPLVAGQVAYYKQRHLDWFRFYLLPTALSELQRAVATVRDSQGVVALFDSRVLHRSYGEQVLTALSPSARINYLDTLWLGQ from the coding sequence TTGATTGAAGTTGAAGTCCATAACTTATTGCGAAACTTTCTGAAGTCGCAAGGCGAAACTCCTTGGCCCCATCATCTAACGATGGCTCGTTTGGTGGCCAGAGCCTTGCGATTGGGACGCAATGCCTTAATTCAAACGGGAATTCCCCCTAGCCATTCTGATCATCCCTATCGATTTAGTTATTGGATACCGTTGTTAGTTTGGCATCAACCGGCGATAGTGGTTGCACCGGATGGGATTTTAGACGAGCTACAAGGGCTGAATTTTTCAGAATGGATTAACCCAGAAACCTTAAACCATCCCGATTTAATCGCTGATAAACCTATCGCACGAGGCGATCGCTGGCCCGATGACAACTTTCAAGGGGTATTGCTCACAACGCCCCCAGCCTGGTTATCCGCCCGTTTAAGGGGCAAAAAGGCCTTTCCGCAACAGGTTCTCACCCTGATTGATGGGGCCGATGATTTAGAAGGGTGGACACGCCAAACCCTAACGGTGAGTTTGCATCCCCAGGACTGGAATCATCTGATGCAATATCAACCTGAACAAGCAGAAACCATTCGAGATGCACGAGTACAGCTAACACGGGTATTATTCCAACATCCCCCCAACCCCTATCAATGTTATGTGTTGGACAGTCCTGAACAGGAGATTATCGAGCAACTGTATTCTGTTCTTAAACTCAATTCTGATCTAATGTTGGCGCAATGGCAGAGGTTTTGGCAACGCTGGCAACTCACAGATCAATTAAAATGGGCCGTTGTGGATCGGATATTAGGAACTTTTTCCCTGTTTTGTGGGCCAGTGGATGTAGCATCAGAGTTAAGTCCCATTTGGCCGCAACAGCCTGTGGTGTTGATTGGGGGAGCGTTGGATTTAGACAAAACGGCCCCGATTTTCCGTCAGTCCCTAGGATTAGGAGAAATGACGGGTGTAAAATTTACTCCAGATCGGCAAAGCCAACTGATTCAACTTTATATCCCATCGGGTTTACCTTTACCGAATACGCCTCAGTTTCAAGTATCTTTGATTAAAGAGATTTATACGATTTTATGTATGAGTTTGTCGGTACAAAGGTTAAGTGTTTTATTAATCGGAGATGTGCCGTTAAAAGCTCAGGTGAGTACGGCTATGGCGGCAGAATTCGGTTCACGGGTACAGGTAGAAACAACGAATTTGCCCGAAAATGGGGTTTTAGTTACGGGTTGGGAGTTTTGGCGACAGCATCAAGGGGATTTACCCTCACCTTATTTATTGGCGATCGCTACTTTACCGATTCCCTCTTTAGAAGATCCCTTAGTTGCTGGACAAGTCGCCTATTATAAACAACGACATCTGGATTGGTTTCGGTTTTATTTGTTACCCACAGCTTTAAGTGAGTTGCAAAGAGCCGTTGCCACTGTCCGCGATAGTCAAGGGGTTGTGGCGTTATTTGATAGTCGAGTGTTGCATCGCAGTTATGGAGAACAAGTATTAACCGCCTTGAGTCCCTCCGCCCGGATTAATTATTTGGATACGTTGTGGTTAGGGCAATAG
- a CDS encoding Uma2 family endonuclease: MLQQLQPQNQTPIVYPDSDGQPMSDNTLQFQWIVTIKENLELLFADNSNVFVAGDLLWYPVEGNNTIRRAPDTMVVFGRPKGYRGSYKQWQEDNIPPQVVFEILSPGNRIKEMAAKLQFYQQYGVEEYYLYDPEKVDFAGWQKIDGQLTIIDEIQGWVSPRLGVRFEMAQELQIFTPTGERFLTFVELGQIKQKMEQELQQERRRAEQAEARLKELEERLKSLGVDPNLSE; the protein is encoded by the coding sequence ATGCTCCAACAACTGCAACCCCAAAATCAAACCCCCATTGTTTATCCCGATAGTGATGGACAACCCATGTCTGACAATACGCTGCAATTTCAATGGATTGTAACAATTAAGGAAAATTTAGAACTGTTATTTGCTGACAATTCTAATGTGTTTGTAGCGGGAGATTTACTCTGGTATCCCGTTGAAGGCAATAATACGATTCGTCGCGCCCCGGATACAATGGTAGTGTTTGGAAGACCCAAAGGTTATCGGGGTTCTTATAAACAATGGCAAGAAGATAATATCCCGCCCCAGGTGGTATTTGAGATTCTTTCCCCTGGCAATAGAATTAAAGAAATGGCAGCCAAACTGCAATTTTATCAACAATATGGTGTGGAGGAATATTATCTCTATGATCCTGAAAAAGTTGATTTTGCCGGATGGCAAAAAATCGATGGACAATTAACTATTATTGATGAAATTCAAGGTTGGGTCAGTCCCCGTTTAGGAGTTCGGTTTGAAATGGCACAGGAATTACAAATTTTTACCCCCACAGGAGAACGGTTTTTAACGTTTGTAGAATTGGGGCAAATTAAGCAAAAAATGGAACAAGAATTACAGCAAGAACGAAGACGGGCAGAACAAGCAGAAGCTCGGTTAAAAGAGTTAGAAGAACGATTGAAAAGTTTAGGAGTTGATCCGAATCTCTCAGAATAG
- the gltS gene encoding sodium/glutamate symporter, with product MNILQLNVRETVIVAILVLYLGKYLTEKIKFLRDFNIPDAVSGGVLASLFFGLCFAVFQHQIEFDLNVRDGLLIVFFTTIGLSAKLKTLVKGGKPLLILLVMAVSYLIVQNLTGVAIAALTGLKLPIGLLAGSISLSGGHGTVIAWSPIFKDTYGIANASEIGIASATFGLVFGGIVGGPIAKFLINKNRLQANHPDQDLSIGIKDDQKNVNIDYKTMLNSVLVIGLAVGLGLEINAIATAIGLKLPVFVGCLLAGIILTNTVPLLFKRFAWPSDTPSLALISDVSLGLFLAMSLMSLQLWTLVDLAGPIALLLLVQLLMITVYTIFVVFPVMGKNYDAAVISAGYSGLALGATPTAMANMTAVTEHFGASPQAFIIVPLVGAFFIDIANALVIQNFLNFLS from the coding sequence ATGAATATCCTGCAACTCAATGTACGCGAAACGGTGATTGTGGCGATTTTAGTTCTGTATCTGGGGAAATATTTAACCGAAAAGATTAAATTTCTTAGAGATTTTAATATCCCCGATGCGGTTTCGGGAGGTGTCCTCGCCTCCTTATTTTTTGGTCTTTGTTTTGCGGTTTTCCAGCATCAAATAGAATTCGATCTCAATGTCCGTGATGGTTTATTGATTGTTTTTTTTACCACTATTGGGCTTTCTGCCAAACTGAAAACCTTGGTGAAAGGGGGAAAACCGCTATTAATTTTGTTAGTAATGGCGGTCAGTTATCTGATTGTCCAAAATCTAACGGGAGTTGCGATCGCAGCCCTAACAGGATTAAAATTGCCCATCGGTTTGCTGGCGGGGTCGATTTCTCTGAGTGGAGGACATGGGACGGTGATCGCCTGGTCTCCTATTTTTAAGGATACCTATGGAATTGCCAATGCTTCCGAAATTGGGATTGCGAGTGCTACCTTTGGTTTAGTGTTTGGGGGAATTGTCGGGGGGCCGATCGCCAAATTTTTAATTAACAAAAACCGACTCCAAGCAAATCACCCCGATCAAGACCTGAGTATCGGTATTAAGGACGACCAGAAGAATGTCAATATTGACTACAAGACCATGCTGAATTCGGTGTTAGTGATTGGTCTGGCTGTTGGTTTGGGACTGGAAATCAATGCGATCGCTACCGCCATCGGTTTAAAATTGCCTGTGTTTGTGGGTTGTTTATTAGCGGGAATTATTCTAACCAATACCGTCCCTTTGCTATTCAAACGCTTTGCTTGGCCGTCTGATACGCCGTCTCTGGCTTTAATTTCTGATGTCAGTTTGGGTTTATTTTTAGCGATGTCCTTAATGAGTTTACAGTTGTGGACATTGGTGGACTTGGCTGGGCCGATCGCTTTATTATTATTGGTACAGTTATTGATGATTACGGTTTATACCATTTTTGTCGTGTTTCCGGTCATGGGCAAAAACTATGATGCGGCGGTGATTTCGGCAGGATATTCGGGACTCGCATTAGGGGCGACTCCAACAGCAATGGCTAATATGACGGCTGTAACTGAACATTTTGGAGCTTCACCCCAAGCTTTTATTATTGTTCCTCTAGTGGGGGCCTTTTTTATCGATATTGCCAATGCCCTCGTGATCCAGAATTTTCTCAATTTCTTATCGTAG
- a CDS encoding pentapeptide repeat-containing protein translates to MIESELVRVYQIVKQYQEGERNFVGINLNEANLSRIKLSQANLSQASFMVANLTAANLSGCNLTGANLNVARLSNANLSKAILDRATLNVSNLVRADLTEASLIESLLIRGELIQALLSQAKLIQANLNGADLREAKVEQADFTYANLSGANLRAIFGVGTCFRRADLRGANLTKADLPKADFSYAEMRQVNLTHVNLSGADLSGANLRWADLRGANLAGANLSEANLSGANLSGSNLSNTNLVKASFVHADLTQANLIQSDWVGADLSGATLTGAKLYNVHRFSLKAEDLKCEWMDLSPNGDHSHVIQFNPETLRKFFHQSLPTVQIFIDAPLDFESNLILMKIYHKLSQVYPVMNRPPSVDVDYRRTTLTFSVEREEHLFPLACMTIFPFDDSSATQKNIITLMKRIKEDNLGKNRKVQILTAMNQVIIKANDFKTLVRENQGKSRSAFFKSATQTLLKNSSQHSLIVHSHANFGKRFDELSTRQTDADLTLNSRHSTLPDFKQVIDFIESFDYLS, encoded by the coding sequence ATGATCGAAAGTGAATTAGTCAGAGTCTATCAAATTGTTAAACAATATCAGGAAGGAGAGCGAAATTTTGTCGGAATTAATCTCAATGAAGCAAATTTAAGCCGAATTAAACTTAGTCAAGCGAATTTAAGTCAAGCTTCTTTTATGGTTGCTAATTTAACCGCCGCTAATTTAAGTGGTTGTAACCTCACAGGAGCGAATCTTAATGTAGCTCGACTCAGTAATGCCAATTTGAGTAAAGCTATTTTAGACCGAGCCACCTTAAATGTTAGTAATTTAGTTCGCGCCGATTTAACAGAAGCCTCTCTAATTGAAAGTCTATTAATTCGAGGAGAATTAATTCAAGCCTTACTCAGTCAAGCCAAATTAATTCAAGCTAACTTAAACGGGGCCGATTTAAGAGAAGCTAAAGTTGAACAAGCCGATTTTACCTATGCTAATTTAAGCGGGGCGAATTTACGCGCCATTTTTGGGGTCGGAACTTGCTTTAGGAGAGCAGATTTAAGAGGAGCTAATTTAACCAAAGCCGACTTACCCAAAGCCGATTTTAGTTATGCAGAAATGCGACAAGTTAACCTCACCCATGTTAATTTAAGTGGGGCGGATTTAAGCGGGGCGAATTTACGCTGGGCCGATTTACGAGGCGCCAACTTAGCAGGCGCCAATTTAAGTGAAGCTAACTTAAGTGGGGCTAATTTAAGTGGGTCAAATTTAAGTAATACGAATTTAGTTAAAGCCAGTTTTGTTCATGCGGATTTAACCCAAGCGAATTTAATTCAATCTGACTGGGTAGGGGCTGATTTATCGGGGGCTACCTTAACCGGAGCTAAACTTTATAATGTGCATCGATTTAGTTTAAAAGCAGAAGATCTTAAATGTGAGTGGATGGATTTAAGTCCGAATGGAGATCATAGTCATGTTATCCAATTTAATCCCGAAACGCTGAGAAAGTTTTTTCATCAAAGTCTTCCCACTGTTCAAATTTTCATTGATGCGCCTTTAGATTTTGAATCTAATTTAATTCTAATGAAAATTTATCATAAATTATCCCAAGTCTATCCCGTGATGAATCGTCCTCCTAGTGTAGATGTGGATTATCGACGTACTACTTTAACCTTTTCCGTAGAAAGAGAAGAACATTTATTTCCCTTGGCTTGTATGACGATTTTTCCCTTTGATGATTCCTCCGCCACTCAAAAAAATATTATTACCTTAATGAAAAGAATCAAAGAAGACAATTTAGGAAAAAATCGTAAAGTTCAAATTTTAACGGCAATGAATCAGGTGATTATTAAAGCCAATGATTTTAAAACCTTAGTCCGAGAAAATCAGGGTAAGTCTCGGTCTGCTTTTTTTAAGTCTGCAACCCAAACCCTGTTAAAAAATAGTAGTCAACATAGTTTAATTGTTCACAGTCATGCTAATTTTGGCAAACGCTTTGATGAATTATCGACCCGTCAAACCGATGCGGATTTAACCCTGAATTCCCGTCACTCTACCCTTCCCGATTTCAAACAGGTGATTGATTTTATCGAAAGCTTTGATTATCTGAGTTAA